The Macaca nemestrina isolate mMacNem1 chromosome 15, mMacNem.hap1, whole genome shotgun sequence genome segment CTCTTAGATTGAGATAGGTTACAAGGAAGGGCAGGCCCTGAGTTAAAGAGTGGATGCTTCCATCAAGTATGCTTAGGTgctctcttgacctcttgatgagcctcattttcctcctaTATAAAGGGGTTACTCACTAAACAGCCCCATGGGGGATGGCAGTGATTACATAAGGCACACAAAGTGCCTATGGAATGCTCTCAACCCTGCTTTTCATGGAGGCTCCATTTCATAGGCATGGTTGATTAACTGGTCATTGGTGATTAACACAATCTTttgcctctctttcctccctggggtggagggtggggctgaaagGTCCAACCCACTAACCACACTGCAACCAGCCTCCATCCTGAGACTATCTGGGATCCCACCAGGGTTCACCTCATTAGCATACACTCAGGTGTGGTTAAAAAGGGCATGTTAGAAATAACCAAGATGCTGCTGTCACATCTCAACCACTCAGGCAATTGTAAGGGTTTTAGGTGCTTCCTGCTAAAAACCTGGGGTGAAGACCAAATGTATATTTCTAATTCTACTACAATATCACCACCGTGTTAACAGAAGTTCCTTCCTTTTAATCAGCAGCGCCAAGAGAAGCTGGGGTGCCAGTGTCTGTGCATCTTCAGAGGCAGCAGGGGCCAGCGTGCCACACCTGGCCCCAGTCCTGAAAGGATAGATGGTGCTTGGCCTGTGACCCTTGGCTGAGGCACAATGGTCAGGCTCTGCCAGGCCCTGCTGCTGCTAGTGGCCACTATGGCCCTTGCATCCAGAGGAGTCCAAGCCTGGAGCTCAACGAAGGTGGTGAGGACATTCCAAGATATCCCTCAAAACTACGTGTATGTGCAGCAGGCACTCTGGTTCGCCATGAAGGAGTATAACAAGGCCAGCAGAGACAAGTTCAGCTTTAGGGCGCTGAAGGTTCTGAAGAGCCAGGAGCAGGTGGGTGGGGTGCTTGCTCCTTGCCCTTTCACTCCCTGCCCTCAGTGTCGACAAACAgagtcaaactctaaaatatttaaaagggtTTCTTCTGAGCCAAGCCTGAGTGACCAGGGCCTGTGATACAGCCCCAGAAGGTCCTGAGTacgtgtgcccaaggtggtttATAGCTTAATATCGTACATTTTAGGGGGATAGAAGTTATAGGCATACATCATTCAATAGACATAGGTGTAAGTTGGTTTGGTttagaaaggcaggacaactcgaagtgggggcttccaggtcatagatggattcaaagatttttctgATGGTcgattggttgaaagagttaagttgtTACCTTAAGACCTGGAAtcagcccagcgtggtggctcacacctgtaatcccagcactttgggaggctgaggggggtggatcatctgaggccggaagttcaagatcaaccagaacgacatggagaaaccccgtctctactaaaaaaaaaatacaaaattagctgggtgtggaggtgcatgcctgtaatccaagctactttggtggctgaggcaggaaaattgcttgaaccagggaggcggaggttgtggtgagccaagatcatgccattgcactccagcctgggcaacaagagcaagactccatctcaaacaaacaaacaacaacgaaAAAACCCAACCTAGAATCAATAGAAGgcaatgtctgggttaagatcaggggttgtggagaccaaagttaataatcatgcagatgaagcctccaggtggcaggcttcagagagaatagatggtaaatgtctcttATCAGGCCTTTAAAAGTGCCAAACTTttagttaattctctcctggatTAGGAAAAGACCTGGAACAGGAAgaggattctctacagaatgcagATTTACCCCCGTAAGAGCTGgttttgcagggccatttcaaaattcatcaaagaaatatattttggggttaaatGCTTCTTTCAGGACCTGTATGTGTCTTGGGATGCTATAGTAGAGTCaagttggaatttggtatcttattgctacaaataATCTGTTCTGTCAGTCCGAAGacctctgttttaatgttaaagcTGATCAGTTGTTTCTGAATttcaaagggaggagggtataatgaggcgtGTCTGACCCCGCTTCCcgtcatggcctgaactagtgtTTCAGTtttactttggaatgcccttgactGAGAGGGGGTCCATTCAGTCACTTGAGAGGTCTTagaattttggttttggtttacaTCAGTCTGAACAGAGCCCATCATCTGCAGATGGCTACTGAAACTAGGAATGGAAGACACAACTGAGAGATGCCTTTAgccacaatatatttattttattttaggagtttttgaaggaaaacaaattatatttaattatttgttataCTGGGATGGAGATGAAACATAAAATATCCATTAAAATCACTTAAAAGTGGTTATAGT includes the following:
- the LOC105486757 gene encoding cystatin-13-like, whose amino-acid sequence is MVRLCQALLLLVATMALASRGVQAWSSTKVVRTFQDIPQNYVYVQQALWFAMKEYNKASRDKFSFRALKVLKSQEQVTDSLEYYIEVKIARTICKKISEDENCAFQEDPKMQKVVFCTFIVASKPWKFELTMLKKQCKDM